A region from the Vigna unguiculata cultivar IT97K-499-35 unplaced genomic scaffold, ASM411807v1 contig_627, whole genome shotgun sequence genome encodes:
- the LOC114172504 gene encoding uncharacterized protein LOC114172504 yields the protein MECYCRCNNCGKEGHFGKDYPTIARAVTRPPVQTPHQHQQRDRGNKPQATGRVFTMTGTEAASSGNLVIGYCVIAGASCCVLYDNGATHSFVSNACMERLGLLVCELQCELAMSTSASGFVKTSSLCARCSVEVEGRRYKVNLICLPLQELEGVVKEIQSGAQCFIIFAHMEVEKEEMLVIPMVHEFVDVFPDEVSGWPPNSEVEFSIDLVPGTDLVSMAPYRMALAE from the exons ATGGAGTGTTACTGccggtgcaacaactgtggcaaggaaggccactttgggaaggactATCCCACCATTGCTAGGGCAGTGACACGGCCTCCAGTTCAGACACCCCACCAGCATCAGCAGAGGGACAGAGGCAACAagcctcaggcgacgggcagGGTGTTCACCATGACAGGGACGGAGGCGGCAAGctcaggtaacttggttattGGTTATTGTGTGATCGCTGGTGCTAGTTGTTGTGTGTTATATGATaatggagcgacacactcctttgtgtcaaaTGCTTGTATGGAACGTTTGGGTCTGCTGGTGTgcgagctgcagtgtgagcttgcgATGTCTACTTCGGCGTCGGGTTTTGTCAAGACGTCGTCCTTATGTGCTAGGTGTTcggtggaggtagagggacgcaggtacaaGGTGAATCTAATCTGCttacctctacaggagttggag GGAGTGGTGAAGGAGATTCAGAGTGGCGCACAATGCTTCATAATCTTCGCTCATATGGAGGTAGAGAAGGAAGAAATGTTAGTTATACCGATGGTGCACGAGTTTGTGGATGTGTTCCCGGACGAGGTATCGGGGTGGCCTCCCAATAgtgaggtggagttctctatcgaTCTAGTACCAGGAACCGACCTAGTATCGATGGCTCCATACCGTATGGCTCTAGCGGAGTAG